The Lycium ferocissimum isolate CSIRO_LF1 chromosome 8, AGI_CSIRO_Lferr_CH_V1, whole genome shotgun sequence DNA segment aagctataactctagctagaatactcatatatatatatatatatatatatatatatatatatatatatatatatatatatatatatatatatatatgagatatggggaaagggaagGCGCTATAGATGCATGAATGCTTGATCATTTGATAACTGATTATATTTATAtgatgtatatggatatatgagtatgtatacaTGAGATATGGGGAAAAGGGAAGGCGCTATAGGCGCATGATCATTTGCTAATTGATTATATTTCTATGATGTACATGGATATATGAGCATGAATACAGGGGATAAAGGGGAAAAGggccagagcgctatagacACATAACCACATgatcaattggtatctgatatgattataccatcccggacgcgggatgctcgGACGCTGGATTTGTGGATAAATGGATCGTgatcaattggtatctgatatgattataccatcccggacgcgggatgctcgGACGCTGGATTTGTGGATAAATGGATCGTGCCGCAAGTTCCGCGGCTATATAtggacatatgtatatatatatatatatatatatatatatatatatatatatatatatatatataagtacatGTACGAAAGATGCTAAAGGAAAGTTAatatgcatgattccgcctgaAGAGGCCATATGCACAGGTTTTCCCTTTATCTTATATTTCCTATATTTTTtctcattatgttgttatacatgccttacatactcagtacatcgctcgtactgacgtcctttcttttatggacgctgtgttcatgcccacaagtagacagggagacggatcgGATTCTTAGGAGTCTTGTCAGCAGCTTACGGGAGCACCCTATTACTCCGGAGGTGCCActttttgatatattcttttgtgtatatatttgggtatgacggggtcctgtcccgtccttatgttcagtactccagttagaggctcgtagatacatatatgtgggttgtagattGTCATGTTACCTCTCAGTGTATattctgtatatcatttttgtagccgtgagggcttGTGCGTATATGCATGCTTTGGGAGATATTTTATGATCAGTTCATAGGAAGCGTTATTTTGGGGAttatgtgtgtacaggttgagAATGATAGTTAGcatgataagtggtgctcggtggggtagctccgggtacccgtcatggcccctagctgggtcgtgacaattagtGTACCTGGAGGCTTATAAATAGGATCCTTCTCCACGAAAGAAATCACCACACATTACTCTTCTACTAGCTAAATGTTAATTAATTTGCGAATATGGCTCAAGTGAACAAGTTTGCTATCTTTTTCGTTGTTCTCTTGGCCCTGGTTATCGGCTCGTAACTttacttttctaatttttttatttatagttttatgAAAGTAATCATTCATTAAGATATACATATGGTAATTATGTATATGTTAATATAATGCATATATCATGATGAGCTTTTTGTGTGCACTTTAGTGTTTCTATGTGCACATACGTACGTACAATTTATATTTACATAGTTTTTTTACATTATAGTTTTTGGATTCTTGCATTGATCTTAATCCTAAAAGATGCAGTTGATATGCCTGGAACCTCAAAATTGCATGTTATGGGAGGTTGTGGCGATCGTGGTGAGACCAGCAGTGATTGTCGTACTGGCTTTATACTCTGCCTTATCTCCGTTGAAAAAACGAACCCGTTCGAGAATTCTAGAGGCAAAACATGTGGCATCTTGccattctaatatatatatatatatagatatatatacacacacacacatacatgcatacatgCTTCAAAAAAGTGGGTGTTTCTTGTTTAAGTATTGTGTTTGTATTTCTGTTCTCCTTTAACAATTAGCTTGGTGTACGTGAAGAAATAATATATCTGCTAGCAGATATGTGTTTTTGTACGTCTTCTATATATTCCCTTCAGCACTAAGTTTACTAGTGTTCCCTTTGTATGTCTTTTCCCCTTCAACAcgttgaagaaaaagaatatgaaTAAAGTGTGTTCAAGAGATGATAAACTGAAGCTCATTTCCAGAAGTATGATCTCCTGCCAAAAACAGAGTTCTGGAAATGAATAGGCTAGTAGCTTTATCTCTTGATAGTTGCAAAAAAAAACTTCCTTCTCCCTTTGCTCTCAGCGTAAGTTAGAGTTTGCTACCGTACGCGAACCAGCAATGGCAAGGGGTAGGCCAAGGAAGGATGCTACAAATGCACAGACCGGTAAACGGCCACCGGCAGAGACCGATGTGTGTCAAGTTGGAACCCAAACTGTGATTTCATCGGAACCACCAAAAACCCCAACGGTACAGTGGCCTCCATTGTCGGGTTCGACAGGTGACACTAAACCAGATGAACTAGGACAGAAAATagctgtggttaatgagttctaTTTTGAAGGGTCCAACTGCACCTGGGTCTGGACTTCAAGCTCCGGCTGCTACAAATGGAGTTCAACATCGGCTCCCACTCACTCAAGAGGACCTAGAACAGAGAATTGGGCGAATTTGTTTCAGGGGAATCGGATGGCAACAAAGGGGATGAGCTTGAGTTTCATTCCTACAACGATCAAAATGGTGAGCCAGTGGTCATGCTATGCaagaatgaaattaaaaaagagaCAATCCCCTGGCAACAGGACCTAATCATCTATGTGGTAGGTGCAGATCCGTCTATTGGAGCTATGGAGCGTTTCATCGCAGGACAATGGAACTTTGCAAGTAAACCAAAGGTATTTCACCATAACGATGGTTATTTTCTAGTTCGATTTAACAGCATCGACGATCGAGATGAAGTATTATATTCAGGACCTCACTAGCTAAACAATAGGCCTCTAATTGTTAAAGTACGGTCAgctgattttgattttaataaaGAGATGCTCCAAACTATACCAATTTGGGTGAAGTTCCCACATCTTCCTTTGAATTGTTGGGGAGATAGGACTCTGAGTAGGATAAGTAGCAGACTTGGTGTGCCTTTGTATGTAGACGAATGTACCATGAAGATTGATCATATTTCCTATGCACAAGTACTCGTTGAGATGGATGTTACAAGGGATTTGCCCAAAACTATCAAGGTGGAAGATCCTAATGGAAAGACATTTATTCAAGAGGTTGAGTATGATTGGGTACCGTAGTTTTGTCCAACTTGCCTTATTGTAGGTCATAAATGCAAACCTGTTGAGAGAATCCCAGGGCCTAAGGCTGTTGAGAAAGCAGTTAGACCCAAACTTACAGGGAGTTCCAAGGCTAAACATCAAAGAATGCAGATTACTTGGCAGTATAAATCTCAAGACACCGCTCAGATGCAAACGCAGGACACTGCTGGCACTACACTGCCTAAAGAGCAGCCAGCTCCTACTAGgcaaaatgaagaagaaagatgagtGCAGGCAAAGGGCAAGGTGGTTGCTAAAAGTCCACAACAGGTGTTTATAGGTAGTACTGAATTGATGATACAAAATGATTTTACTTTATTGGATGATGATAATAGCAGGCTTGGAAATCAAGAATGTGGTACTAGCCATGTTGGTGGTACAACAAGCGGCCAAAGTGTTTGGTGGTAGATACTAGTCTTAACCCCATCTATTTCCTTATGAAGTTAATCACCTGGAACATAAGAGGGTCGAATAAGGTACATAGTCAAAAACAGGTCAAGTTGTTTCTCAGAACTAATAAAGTCAGCTTGCTAGCTTTAATGGAGCCCAAGCTCAAGGAACAGAACACTGGAAAAATAATGAAGAAGATCAATCCGGCTTGGTCTTGGGTAGCAAATCATGCTTTCAGTCCGAGAGGTAGATTCTTGATTATGTGGGATAGTACTTTGGTGGATTCTGAAACTATTTCCATGACTGCTCAACTCATTCATGGAGTAGTTAAAGTCATATCACTTAATCTAGTGTTTGATTTTACAGCCATGTACAGTTTACACACTATAGAAGATACGAGGACATTATGGGCTGAACTCACTCAACTACATAGCACAATACAAGCCCCCCTGGCTAGCCATGGGGGATTATAATGCAATTTTATCAGAAGATGACAGGCCAATAGGTAGTCCCGTATAGGAGGCTGAGGTGAGGGATTTCAATGACTTTCTAACAGACACTGGAATGACAAAATTGAGGGCTACTGGAAGGAGTATACATGGACAAATGGTCATACTTATAGTATACTAGATAGAGGCTTGGTTAATGCCGAATGGATGCTAAATCTCCAGTACTCAGAGATACTGATTATGGAGCCTGGTTGTTCAGATCATTCTCCCTTATGCATTACTTGTCTGGATGAAGGTGAGAGGAAGCCCAGACCTTTCAGATTTATGAACCACCTTATAGGCCATGCTGATTTTCTGgacattgtaaaagaaacttgGGGTGTAGAATCACAAACTTGCACTATGAGGGAAATCTGGCAAAAACTAAAACTCATGaagcaaaaaatgaaagttttgaaTTCTAATATTTTGAATTCTACTGAGTTTAGAGGAGTAGATGCTAAGGTCAAACATTATAGGCAGCAGTTGCAGCACCTCCAAGAGAATATGACTGTCCCTGGGCAACCTCAAGATGTGCTACAATATGAAAGAGAGACCAAAATGGAACTTGAGAAATGGATGAGTATTGAGGAAAGTATAATGCAACAAAAATCTAGAATACAATGGCTTAAATTGGGGGATGCAAATACAACATATTTTTTTGCAAGTATGAGGAATAGATGCGCCCAAAATAGAATCACTGGGCTTGGTGATGCCTCAGTTACTTTGCTACAAACTAGAGATGAGATTGAAGGGGAGGTGATGTCACGATCCAACTAGAGGGTCATGATGGGCACCTGGAGCTaaggagctaacacaccgagcacctctaaacatatatctcataatcatttctggatGGACCATAAAGTTAGcttatggatatcataatctgtgaggacatatatcacaatataacggcacatctctatataatcttcaacaattatgcccatcatcacaagCTGACAAGGGCTACCATAATATTACACAACGACATGCACTGATAAGGCTATGtaacgtctaactgtacacacatgtctacgagcctctacatagaacaCTTGTGACCATCAGGACCAATATCAAATAGACGgtagctccgaagtaagtggagtgctcctgagagtccgctgataaagcacctacggaTCAAGTCCTCCTAtctatctacctgcgggcatgaacgcagcgtccacaagaagggacgtcagtacgaatagtgtactgagtatgtaaggtatgaataataacatgattAAAGCACGAAGAATAGCATAAGTTAAAAGAACCATTTAGatctcataatacctttttaaacatttgtcatacttatttaccctttttctagaaaaaacactttttacaTCCACATGCTCACTTATGCAATAActtacaatacaatacaacactgtACCCGTCCATATAGACTCGgtattatccgtacccggccctttcgagactcggtggtatccgtacccggccctttcgggactcggtggtatccgtacccggccctttcgggactcgatagTATTAGTACCCGGCCTTTTGGGACTTGGTAGTATCCGTatccggccctttcgggactcggtagtatccgtacctggccctttcTGGACTTGGTGTCACACatgactacatatatacatatgtaagagtacataaataaaagcacatcatcatcttcgttatcattatcaccacatctttccttagaggatcaactatcgtaagATGCGATCAATAGTGTcgtgagagtatcaagaacgatgaacttggatagcattggaaatggaattatcatcatcgttatatctcacctcgaaggaaaaagtattatgaggtgagatcaacaacaatggataaagtcaaataaatcatgaaataagctcaataatctcataatagcatcaaatccataagctttggaatctctagaaataggatcatctttatccttattatcattatagaaaacatctcatctttggtatcataagaagcttttaagaatcatgaacttctaacttttggaattaagaaggttatggaaacacatatggaaccataacataggaatcatgccttttgaaagaaagggactcgTACCTTTTCGGTCGCTTTAACTTTAAccatttaacgcttatcctcccaagctcgtaaatctacattcaagagaattcatattattgttaggcttattgtcatatgcttgtcttaagccctcaaattaattccttttaaaaaatgcgaaatttgggcaaagatctcccccgtttatatccctagcccgaaatcacaataccaacaatacaccaacaacagcaatactaatatcaacaacatcatcatcactaccaaaatattccataaaacatcccacacgatgtttttcaatatacaacaataatacacacttcctttcttcccaatcaaggagaaTAATCTCATTAAcgcaccaacaacattagatactatCCATATACTTGTAAATCAGCCTAaacacatggccacaacatgctcaaaacagtccttaaacacaacaactacaacacaacactttatgacctttcctccataactattttcacttttaagacttgctaaaccttcaaatcaactcaacctaagagataggatgaagaacataccttatacttgaagaactttagccacaccatctttcttcaagaccaaactcaccacaataTTAAGTAGAAgaaagaacaatcacctttcatggactagtttggtgtaatcttgttaaattcttgatttaataggctataaatgtttgggggatgtgttaggaggcttctaggactcatgagaatgtaaaatgctgaaaaaaaATAGGGTTGATGGGGGTTTTTGTACCCCTTGAAAGTTGGTGGAaccgactttcccaagtgggacccgcggaagctAGTTTGGAGGGTTATactaaaatggccataactccttactccgatgtcgttttgatgagcggtttgttgcgttggaaactagactcgacgaaatttattttaggattttgaaagaCCTTAAAAACCTAATATACCCGGAGATATACCCCttcaaagttgacccaaaattctgtccaaaattctgccaacttttttcaaatcttcgacaaacttattttcttcgattttcttggTCCCAAAATCTTCTGAAACTtgccatacatgatatttatcattaatcatacttgataatggtcatgtcctttggttccaaggttgtccttcccagTGATGACTTGCGAGATCGCAATTCAACCTGTGCGTCATTGTTACGTCTTTTTCATGGCTTGTATCtcccaaaacttcatgggacgtctctgaTACTCTGTTAATatgtgaagtacgtggcatgctcatgctctgaaagtgcgaggtgtaacaggtgaTTGGTTTTTATAAGCAATTATTGGGTTCCTCATCTGACGAGCTACCTGCTGTGAATACAATCACAATGAAAGATGGTCCATTACTAAGTAGAGAGCAACAATTACACTTGATCGCACCTGTTACTCGAGTGGAGGTATACAGGGCCCTTCAGGATATTAGTGATCTCAAAGCACCCGGATGTGATGGTTTTAATGCCCTGTTTTTTAAGAAGGCTTAGCCTGCTATTGGACAAAACATCACCACTGCAATATTGAATTTCTTCTCATGAGATGTACTATCCTATAAACTGCACTACAGTCACTTTAGTGCCAAAAGTACCAAGTCCAACTAAGATTATGGAGTTTCGACCTATTTCTTATTGTACAATGTTGTACAAGCTGATTTCCAAAGTTCTTACAACAAGGCTTCAGAGTGTCATGGATTGGCTTGTGGAGAGAAATCAATATACTTTTGTACCAGGGAGGGTGATCAGTGACAACATCCTCCTGAGTCATGAATTGGTCAAAGGATATGGAAGAAAAAACATATCTCTTTGATGCATGCCCAAGGTGGACATGAAAGAGGCTTATGATTCTGTCGAATGGCCCTATTTAGAGCAGATCTTGGTTGCATTACAGTTCCCTGAGAAGGTAAAATGGATAATGACTTGCATCACGATTGTCTCCTATTATGTTATCATTAATGGACAGCCTAGACCTCaattttttgccaaaaaaaagatTGAGGCAAGGGGACCCACTATCTCCTTTCCTTTTTGTGCTAGTTATGGAGTATCTCACAAGAATTTTGAAGACCCTAAAGGAAAATCCAGATTTTAATTACCACCCAAAGTGCTAAAAATGCACATAGTGCAACTGAGCTTTGCTGGTGATCTTTTAATGTTTTGCAGGAGAGACACCATCTCAGTCCAATTGCTTCATGCCTGTTTCCAGGAATTCTCGCAAGCATCAGGCTGTGTAACCAATGTCGAGAAGagttctatatattttttttgtgtggggGGAAGGGGGTGAATGCCTCTGTGCGGGAGGAGATACTACAAACTCTTGGTTTCTCGTAAGGTATCCTACCTTTTAAGTACTTAGGGGTTCCTTTGAGTACTAAAAGGATATCTTTGGTTCAATGTAAGCCTCTAATTGATAGAATCTTGGGAAGGATACAGTCTTGGACTACACATAAAGTCTGTGCGTTTCTCAATTCAAGTATTCTGGTCCCAAGTGTTTGTGTTACCAAAGAAGCTAATTAAATTGATTGACGCTACATGTAGGACATTCTAATGGATAGGACAAGCAGAATTACCCAAGAAAGCTCTAGTTGCATGCGAGTAATTATGCAACCCAAGATCTGCAGGGGGGCTTAATATTCTAGATGTTAAAATGTGGAACTAGGATGCCATATGTAAGATCTTATGGAATTTGTGCAAGAAGAAGGACAAGTTGTGGGTGCAATGGCTACATGTTTACTATAGCAAGCAAGGCTCTATATGGGGTGTAAAGGTTGGACAGGCATCAGGGGTGATTAATAAAATCCTAAAAGCTAGTCAATATCTAGCACAGATTGGGGTTACTGAAACTAATTTGATACAGTGGGAGCACTTCTCCATTAAGAAAGTTTACTTGCAGTTGAGGGGTGAGTTCCAAAGAGTACCATGGCGACGACTAGTTTGCAATAATGGAGGACCACCTAGGTGGATTTTCATCCTCTACTTCGCTGTATATGGCAGAATGCTTACTAAGGATTGACTAGCCAAATGGGGCACTATTGAAGACACTCAGTGTTCACTATGTGAAGAGCATGAAGAAAGTAGTGGGAATTTGttctttacttgtccactttcgtCTCAAATCTGGGCAAAGTTACTCATTTGGCAAGGGATTCCACGACATGCTATGGAATGGTGACAAGAAATGCTATGGGTAGTGACACATTGTAGAGGAAGAACTATGACTGCTGAGATATATAGAATGGTATTGGCTTGGAGCATCTACTATATCTGGCAAGAGAGGAATAATAGGATCTTTCAAGGTAAGAGAAGAACTGTGCTTACATTGATTAAACTCATTATCCAAGAAGTGCATTGTAGAGGAACTAAATGGCCTAGGTTGGGCCGCAGGTTGCAGGAGCTGAACTGCTATCCCGATGTTTAGTATACTTTGAGGTAGTAGTTCGTAGAAGAACAGTTGTTTCCTGAGTTTGTGCAAGGCTGGAACTTATGTCCAGACCTGCCAGTTTTTTTGACTCCATCTTTGTAAATATTACTTGGTAAATAATAAAATCGTtacttaccaaaaaaaattgggttattATTATGGGTTTATGGTAATTAAATTATACACCCTCaatacttttgttttttttttttttttttttttttttaattaaagctGCCTTGTGGTGGCAAGAGATTTGTCTTTGGCCCTACTTTGTATATTAAGATAAAAAAAGTATATACATAAAGGAGAGAGAAATCGAATCTCCTAAAAAACTATATGAGATTGGACATGTCTAGAACTGAAAAACGGTCCTGTAATAGCGGCACGTCAAATTACAGAACTCCAGGAAACACAAAAAGGGGGTGCAAATCACACTTGCACTTACCTTTATGTTCAAAATTGATACAGAAAAAGAGTGGAAGAAGAATTCGAATTTCAGTGTTTCGGTTGTAAAATCattcaactacattattacAAAAAGTGCTACTAACAGCTTTGTCTTTAATTTGCACAAGTGAAAGGAAGATAagtattcaaaataaattttttaaggcaaactaaaataaaatttgcattCCTCTGTATAATTtgctattatattttattttatcactTATATATTAGGtagttaatttgactaattatTACTAGAACTAAAGTTGACATATTACTACTTcaataaaattaacaaaaaaaggtCTCAGTAACTACAGAAAAAAATGGCTGATTTACGCAGATGTGCCTTGTTAGGCCACCGTTTAAATTTTGttcctattttaaaaagttgtgcAAATATAACCTTTTGGACCGACAAACAACAGATTCTCTTCCAACAATAGTTATcctaaaaaaaattctgaaaGAATGGTGAAAATTATGATAAAAGTGTAACTAATTACTTGAGGTTCAGAGCCATTCTGCAGCCCAACCTTCAGGAAAGCACTTGCTATGTTATGGACCCAGATCAGGCTTTGGGCTTGGGCCTGGGATTTAGTTAGGGAAAAGGACATACAATGGCCAACAGGCAAAAGTAATCCCTCATTTGGTCTACATTTGGGCCTAATACAGTGAGTTGGCCGGCCGGCCCAAACTATTCCCAAGCGTTGGCCGCCCAAGCccctttttggaaaaaaaaggcTTTCTGTGGCGACCTTTTTTGTCGCCACTAaagaccaattttttttttctttttagtggCAATTCAAAAAGTCTCTACTAAAGGTTAAAATTCATATTGAGCCTTCAACAAATATTTcgaaacatgtataatatgtgtaaaCTTATACAGTGATTgaactttcaaaaaatatttcaaaacatgtataatatgtgtatattcatACGTTGATTTAGCCTTTACGAAATATCTCAAAACACTTTTGTGGTGACTTTTAAAGTCACCACTAAAGGTTCGCTGCAAACTTCCGTTTATTTTCTATCTTCTACTAGggattaaaaaagaagaactaaataaataaactaaagtaaccATCATCGAAAACTTAACAAACTAAAATACATcaactacaaactaataaaattagtaagtatacattaattatacatttattaaacataaattaattatacgttaattatacatttattatacacatattatataataatgatatagtttctatacgtatgatacattttctatacatatacagtagtggtacatattctatacaacaatgatggCATCGGAAAAAGCCATTAACGGCGACCTCCATTCTTACACGCACCACCTTCTCCTgctctttctcttctccttcttgtgTTGGCAGTGAGTCTTCTTGCTCACTGTCCAGAAAAATATTATGAGAGGAGCATATATTGCGATTTGTATTTTTCTGTCTAAAAGCATTTGTCTGATTTTAGAGTTGCAGAGGCTCAATTTGAAACATTGACTGAAATAGGTAATGATTTTGGGAGAGCCTTTCTGAATTAAGTTCAATATGGTACTTCTGATGGGATAGTGCATTGATAAAAGACAGCTCAAGATAATTTGTCTAAGCTTAGAGTTGGGAAggctcttgaattttttttgtctaaAATAGGTAATGATTTTGGGAGTGTTCTAGAATTATGTTCAAGTTGATACTTCTAGTGGACTGCTAGAAGACTGAGTGAAAAATGGGATGGAGGAGCTATGCGAATCGTCATAGTTTCGTTCATTATTTGTCCAGAATTTTCTCGCTCACCGGCAAACATGGAGCTGGCCCGGAAAAGAGAGACGGACGAGTGGGAGTTTGGGAATTAGgatttggttttgttttgattaacgGGTCGGGTTTGATTGGGTGGGCGGGTTAAATTCTTTTAAATGGATGACCCAATTTAAATTGGGAGAAAAAGATATCCACGTAGGCGCCACGTAGGAAAATAAATGTGGGACATGGGGATTTAACAGGTGAAGGGCAAATATGATCTTAAAGTATGACTGTAGGGGTAAATATATCcaaaaagtataacgaagggtaaaTATAACCCATTTCTAAGAGTACAAGGGCAAatatgacccttttccgttttaaaATGGGAAAAACAAAAGAGGCCCCACATGTACTATAACTTCCGTATGTGTGCCTGTACACAAGCCCATTGCCTTTAAAGCAGAAAAATCGTGAAATTACGAAACACACTTAAGAGCTGAAGCAACTGTCTGCTCCCAGACTCTTATTAATAGTAGTACGAAACACACTTAAAAGCTGAAGCAACTGTCTGCTCCTAGACTCTTATTaatagtagtaaagtaataattagaagaaggaggagaaatAAATACCAGCACTATGGCACTGGTGTTGACGCAGTTTAATTTTTATGAATAGATCGGTGAACACACACACGATCAAGTCACTTTTAAGATAATTATAGTTATGATAACACTAGTTAGTATCGAGTTTAAGTTTTATGAATAGATCTACCGTATAAGAAATATTTATTACAATCAACTCATTTTTAAGGTAATTATAGTCATGATAAAGTTAGTATCCCAATAAAAATAGTATAACTAACTTGTTATACTTATGTACGTAAAAACCGGTCCCAAGATTTGGGCGAGTTAGGAGGTGACATGGGGCAAGAATGAGCAGTCAGTGGTGACTCAACCATGATGACCCCAGATACAAAATCTGTGGCCAGACAAGAAGTAATTCAAGATGTGACCGTTATAGAAACGTTACCGAAGACTCCAAGATTCCTCCAGCCTTTATTAGCTTTTATTAGCTTTATTACCCTTTATTATCATTTGTCACATTTTAATTACCTTTTATTGCAGCACTAATATTGGTAATTAAGGGAGCATAATTTGTGGATCATGCAACCCATAGTTCTAATATAAGTAGAGCTTCTCATTCTATTGTAAGACATGAGAAATCATATAGCAATACAACATACTTACTTTGTTCTCTATATTCTTTTGTATTGGAAGTGTTCTTAAAGGCTGAGTGTTCAACTGGAGTCATCCTCATTGGAAGTGTTCTTAAAGGCTGAGTGTTCAACCGGAGTCATCCTCATTAAGAGATTCCTCCGAGTTCCAGCGGCCAATCCTTATTTAATTTATCATATTTACTTGATTCCATTACTTATTATTTGTAATTTTCTCTTGTCTataacaaatcaattcacatatcctttaaaccaataaataaattcaactatacctttttaagggtaaacagtttggtgTTCTCCATGGGGCTAAGGATAATTGTGATATTGTTTTGTTTCTCTAATTACTTATACTAATCACTTACAATTTTGTGGAATCAAGTAACTGAAAATAATGGCTAACACTAAAAATAAAGTCAATGATTTGTTGAACAGCAAAGCTGCTCAAGAGATTGATCTGCTTACAGGAGAAGTCAGGGCAAGAAATAATGAGCCCACGATTTTCCCTCAGGGATCAAAACACACCGGGAACGATTTGACTCTGAATGACGATGATGGCGTTGAGGGCGAAGTAAGGGTCGCCGGGTCGGATCTAGCAAAAATCTTTCATATG contains these protein-coding regions:
- the LOC132066132 gene encoding uncharacterized protein LOC132066132; translation: MEPKLKEQNTGKIMKKINPAWSWVANHAFSPRGRFLIMWDSTLVDSETISMTAQLIHGVVKVISLNLVFDFTAIHWNDKIEGYWKEYTWTNGHTYSILDRGLVNAEWMLNLQYSEILIMEPGCSDHSPLCITCLDEGERKPRPFRFMNHLIGHADFLDIVKETWGVESQTCTMREIWQKLKLMKQKMKVLNSNILNSTEFRGVDAKVKHYRQQLQHLQENMTVPGQPQDVLQYERETKMELEKWMSIEESIMQQKSRIQWLKLGDANTTYFFASMRNRCAQNRITGLGDASVTLLQTRDEIEGEVMSRSN